The following are encoded together in the Haloarcula laminariae genome:
- a CDS encoding DUF7333 family protein, with translation MEFDFLPSVVPLVVIVAVATVALTSVMTPSTVFMMVLPSMIVFSVIAFFFGMKYGEFNASP, from the coding sequence ATGGAATTTGACTTCCTGCCTTCAGTGGTCCCGCTCGTCGTAATTGTCGCCGTTGCGACAGTCGCGCTCACGTCCGTGATGACTCCCTCGACGGTCTTCATGATGGTCTTGCCCTCGATGATCGTCTTCTCAGTCATCGCGTTCTTTTTCGGGATGAAATACGGGGAGTTCAACGCCAGTCCGTAG
- a CDS encoding DUF7563 family protein, producing MPECSTCSGHVSDRFVRVFGDEEGLVHACPACSANAGIGEATRERNERL from the coding sequence ATGCCGGAATGCAGTACCTGCAGCGGACACGTCTCGGACCGGTTCGTGCGAGTTTTTGGGGATGAGGAGGGACTGGTCCACGCGTGCCCCGCCTGTTCAGCTAACGCGGGTATCGGAGAAGCAACACGAGAGCGGAATGAGCGACTATAG
- the sufB gene encoding Fe-S cluster assembly protein SufB — translation MSSDQDHLKETDTEARFEFKKEEKSAFQTEKGLTEETVRIISEDKDEPEWMLQRRLRALEQFQEMPMPTGWPGAPDLSEVDIADIVPYIRPDIETRGGAENWEDLPEEIQDTFDKLGIPEAEKNALSGVGAQYESEIVYQNMQERWEDKGVIFCDMDKAVQEHEDLVKEHFMTKCVPPSDNKFAALHGAIWSGGSFVYIPEDTTVNMPVQAYFRMNSEGMGQFEHTLIIAEDNSEVHYIEGCSAPKYSAFNLHSGGVEVFVGENAHVQYSTVQNWSKNTYNLNTKRAICEEEGTMEWVSGSMGSKATMLYPSTVLKGPGATDNHITIAMAGEGQDIDTGAKVYHNAPDTKSTIESKSIAKDGGRTNYRGLVHIADGAENSSTSVECDALMFDNDSTSDTMPYMEIQESKVDVAHEATVGKIGDEDVFYLQSRGLDDDDAKQMIVAGFIEPITEELPIEYAVELNRLIELEMEGSLG, via the coding sequence ATGAGCTCAGATCAGGACCATCTCAAAGAGACCGACACCGAAGCCCGCTTTGAGTTCAAGAAGGAGGAAAAGTCCGCCTTCCAGACCGAGAAGGGCCTCACCGAGGAGACCGTCCGAATCATCTCCGAAGACAAGGACGAGCCCGAATGGATGCTCCAGCGCCGACTGCGCGCTCTAGAGCAGTTCCAGGAGATGCCGATGCCGACCGGCTGGCCCGGCGCGCCGGACCTCTCGGAAGTCGATATCGCCGACATCGTCCCCTACATCCGCCCGGACATCGAGACCCGTGGCGGCGCCGAAAACTGGGAAGACCTCCCCGAGGAGATTCAGGACACCTTCGACAAGCTGGGCATCCCGGAAGCCGAGAAGAACGCGCTCTCGGGCGTCGGCGCCCAGTACGAGTCCGAAATCGTCTACCAGAATATGCAGGAGCGCTGGGAGGACAAAGGCGTCATCTTCTGTGACATGGACAAGGCCGTCCAGGAGCACGAAGATCTCGTCAAAGAGCACTTCATGACGAAGTGCGTCCCCCCGAGCGACAACAAGTTCGCCGCGCTCCACGGCGCCATCTGGTCCGGCGGCTCGTTCGTCTACATCCCGGAAGACACGACAGTCAACATGCCCGTGCAGGCGTACTTCCGCATGAACTCCGAGGGGATGGGCCAGTTCGAGCACACGCTCATCATCGCCGAGGACAACTCCGAGGTCCACTACATCGAGGGCTGCAGTGCACCCAAGTACTCGGCGTTTAACCTCCACAGCGGCGGCGTGGAAGTGTTCGTCGGCGAGAACGCCCACGTCCAGTACTCCACCGTGCAGAACTGGTCGAAAAACACCTACAATCTCAACACCAAGCGCGCCATCTGTGAGGAGGAGGGAACGATGGAGTGGGTCTCGGGTAGCATGGGCTCGAAAGCCACGATGCTCTACCCCTCGACCGTCCTCAAGGGCCCCGGCGCGACGGACAATCATATCACCATCGCCATGGCCGGCGAAGGGCAGGACATCGACACCGGCGCGAAGGTCTACCACAACGCGCCCGACACGAAGTCCACCATCGAATCGAAATCCATCGCGAAGGACGGCGGCCGCACGAACTACCGCGGCCTGGTCCACATCGCAGACGGCGCCGAGAACTCCTCGACCTCCGTCGAGTGTGACGCCCTGATGTTCGACAACGACTCCACGTCGGACACTATGCCGTACATGGAGATCCAGGAGTCGAAAGTCGACGTCGCCCACGAAGCGACTGTCGGAAAGATCGGCGACGAGGACGTCTTCTACCTCCAGAGCCGCGGTCTGGACGACGACGACGCAAAGCAGATGATCGTCGCCGGCTTCATCGAGCCGATCACGGAAGAGCTGCCCATCGAGTACGCCGTCGAACTGAACCGACTCATCGAGCTGGAGATGGAGGGTTCGCTCGGGTAA
- a CDS encoding protein adenylyltransferase SelO, with protein sequence MPYSFDTTYKNLDSNLYSRVTPKSIANPEILLLNDGLCADLGLDTAELNAKILAGQDLLEEPIAQAYAGHQYGSFTVLGDGRAMILGEHVHDGKRYDIQLKGSGRTPYSGRGDGDATVSSMLREYLYSYAMQNLNIKTSRSLAVVETDEPVERRRTEPGAILVRVMNSHIRYGTFQYVAGQASDELQRFTDYVIDRHYPQLNAKDRTYLEFFDAVMQSSIEMVVDWLRVGFIHGVMNTDNMSVDGETFDYGPCAFMNYYDEETVFSSIDKHGRYAFGNQRPILRWNLERFAEALQPLCTQSALTYDELEGKLDEFENRFDAQYYTMMRKKLGINSDGEDELVDEFIEWLRKSNADYTNTFLELETPGTFNDPVFATAEFEQLKNKLAAVGLDKELMQEANPRYIPRNYLVEKALDAYLETESLSKFKGLLTVLENPYTSKEMGSQFQQPPPREFDSEYTTYCNT encoded by the coding sequence ATGCCCTATTCGTTTGATACCACTTACAAAAATTTAGACTCGAACCTCTATTCGAGAGTAACGCCCAAAAGTATCGCTAACCCCGAGATTTTGCTTCTCAATGACGGGCTATGTGCTGATCTTGGATTGGATACAGCAGAGCTCAATGCTAAAATTCTAGCAGGCCAAGATCTCTTGGAAGAGCCAATCGCCCAAGCATATGCAGGCCACCAGTATGGAAGTTTTACAGTTCTGGGCGATGGGAGAGCGATGATACTCGGCGAACATGTGCACGATGGTAAGAGATACGATATTCAACTGAAAGGGTCTGGTCGAACGCCGTACTCCGGAAGAGGCGATGGCGACGCGACTGTCAGCTCGATGCTCAGAGAGTATCTGTATTCGTATGCGATGCAGAATCTAAACATTAAGACGTCGAGAAGTCTGGCAGTCGTCGAAACTGACGAACCAGTCGAACGACGACGGACAGAACCTGGGGCCATCCTTGTCCGAGTGATGAATAGTCACATTCGATATGGGACCTTCCAGTATGTTGCAGGCCAAGCATCCGACGAACTACAGCGATTCACTGACTATGTTATCGACAGGCACTACCCGCAGCTAAATGCGAAAGATCGCACGTATCTAGAGTTCTTCGATGCAGTCATGCAGTCATCGATTGAGATGGTTGTGGACTGGCTGCGTGTCGGATTCATCCATGGGGTCATGAATACAGACAACATGAGTGTCGATGGAGAAACATTTGATTACGGACCCTGTGCGTTCATGAATTATTATGATGAGGAGACGGTCTTCAGCTCGATCGACAAGCACGGCCGATATGCATTCGGCAACCAGCGACCCATCTTGCGGTGGAATCTTGAACGGTTTGCAGAGGCACTCCAACCGCTGTGTACGCAATCAGCGCTCACATATGATGAACTCGAAGGCAAACTGGACGAATTTGAGAATCGGTTTGATGCGCAATACTACACGATGATGCGGAAGAAACTGGGAATCAACTCAGATGGTGAGGACGAGCTCGTCGATGAATTCATAGAGTGGCTTCGCAAATCGAACGCAGACTATACCAATACCTTCCTAGAATTAGAGACGCCTGGTACGTTTAATGACCCCGTGTTTGCAACTGCAGAGTTCGAACAGTTGAAGAATAAGTTGGCTGCTGTCGGTCTAGATAAAGAGTTGATGCAGGAAGCCAATCCGAGGTATATCCCCCGCAACTACCTGGTCGAAAAGGCACTGGATGCGTATCTCGAAACTGAGAGTCTATCGAAATTCAAGGGGCTATTGACCGTGTTGGAAAACCCCTATACATCGAAGGAGATGGGTTCACAATTCCAGCAACCACCGCCACGAGAATTCGATTCAGAGTATACAACGTACTGTAATACTTAA